The following DNA comes from Caulobacter mirabilis.
AACACCTCGTCGACGTAGTAGCCCACGGCCGGGTCAGCCCCCGCCGATCCGGCCCCGCCGACGACGCCTCGAAGCGCGGTCGGCGACAGCTTCATGTCGCCGTACTCGCCGTACTGGAGGCCGGGCGTGCGCCGCGCCAAGTCGGCGACATTTTCCACGCCCGCGCGCTCCATCGACTCCGCGGTCATCGCCGTGATCGAGATCGGCGCGTCCTGCAGGCTCTCGGCCCGCTTCCGCGCCGTGACCACGATCTCGCCGACCGTCGTCTCCGCCTGCGTCGGCGCCTCCTGGGCTCTCGCCTCTCCGTGCGCCGTGACCGTCGCCAGCATGATGCCGGCGCTCGCCAGCCATTGTGATCGCATCCCTTCCCCGCCTTATTTTTGAATTTGAGGCCAATCTCAATATTGAGACCATCTAGCCTCTTGGATGTCAATTGCGTCGCGCTGACCGCCGGGGTTTCCGACGGTTGCGACCTCGATCCGCCCGGTTGGGGAGCGACGCCCCTCGACATCGGCCGGCGAGGCCGCCATGCAAACCCGACATGACCGAGACGGACACATCGCGCGCCGCCGAAGCGACCCGCGTCATCAACGCCGCGATGACCCTCGTCGCCGAGTCGGGCCTTCGCGGACTGACGCTGCGCGACCTCGCCCAGGCGGTGGGCAAGAGCACGACCGTCATCGTGAACCTCTTCGGCGCCAAGGCGGGCGTGGTTGAGGCGATGGCCAACGCGGCCTACGATCTGGACGAAGCCTACCATCGCGATTTCGCGGCGGAGGCCGGCGACGTCGCCTTCGGCCGGGACGCCCTGTTCGCCCTTGTCGGCCGCTACCTGCGGGATCGGGCTCTACCCTCCGCCGCCTTCGCGCGGGTCCGGCAGGAAATGCTGGCCGCCAGCACATCCTATGACTTTGCGGCGTCGTTGCTGGTCCGCTGGGAAACGATGCGGCGGGCGACCTGGACGCACATCCTCGCCCACACGCCCAGGCTCGAGGCCTATGGCGACGTCCTCGCGACCTATCTGATCGTCGAGGAGTTCTACGCCGGAGCCCTGGCCGAGCGCGCCGAGTACGAGATGATCGCGGCCGAGGGCCTTGGCGGACTGATCGACCACATGTTCGGCCGCCTCGACGATCCGACGCCGGCCACCGATCGGTACGTGGATCGGTTCGTGATCCCCGGCGCGCCCGGAGACCTGCTCGAACCCGGCTCGATGAAGCTGAAACTGCTGGAGGCGGCCGCCGATCAGATCCTCGCGGAGGGCGTCTCTGCAGTCACCAACCGGTCGGTCAGCGGGGCCGTCGGCACCTCCACCTCGACGATCGCCTATCACTGGTCCGACATGCGGGCGTTCGTCACCGACGCCCTCTGGCACGCCGTGTTCCGCGGCATGCCGCGCTATCTCGACCATCGGCGCCCGTCCGGCGACGCCCGCCCGGACGACGCGCGCTGGACCGAACTGATGTTGCTCACACTGCAACCCGACGGGCCCGGCGGCCGCGGCTTCTATGTGAACTACGCCAGGCTGATCGCCGGCATCTGCCTCGAAGCGCGGCGCAATCCGGGGTTTCGCGAGCTGGCCATGATGCTGCGCGGACCGGAGGGCGGCGGCACCTACGTCAACCGCGACGACCTTTGGCCCACGCACTTCGACCTCACGCGGCGCGCCGCCACGCGGTTTGCGCTGTGGATCAAGGGCGAAGCCCTGGCCGCGGCGGCGACCGGTCGCGCGCCGTCCCCCGCACGACTCAAACAGGCCGCAGCCCTGCTGGTGTCCGAGCGCTCGTAACACGCCGAACGAGTGTTATTTCGACCTCACCGATCGCCGATCTCGATACTGACAACAACACGTCAATCAACCGTCACCAAAGCATTACAACGGGCGCCTAAAGCCACCCTCGATGTCGAACAGACGTTTTTCTTGAGGCAGTGAAGCGGCGATCAGGTCGATCTCCCCACTTCTATGCTTGCTCCTCCGCCGCTTCGGAGAAACGCCTGTTCGCCATCCCCGCCCGCCAGCGAGGGCGCGGCCGCTCGTGTCGCGATCCAGCTCTTCAACAGTCCGGCCCGCGCGGAGGGGCGTCCGCGCGCGCCAATCGATGGATCGAACCATGAATCGTCTTCTTCTCGGCGCCTCGGGCGTCGCCCTCATGCTGGCGACGGCCGCGCCAGCCCTGGCCCAGGCCCCCGTCGAGGACGTCACGGTGGTGCAGGACATCGTGGTCACGGCCCAACGCCGCGAACAGGCGAGCCAGGACGTGGGCCTGGCCTTGAGCGTCATCGGCGGCGCCGAGCTCGACGAAAAGGGCGTCGAGGTCATCAACGACATCGAGAACGTCGTCCCGAACATGGAGGTCGACAGCCAGTTCGGCGGCGGCCAGCCCCAGTTCCGCATCCGCGGCATCGGCGCCCGCGAGTACAGCAGCAACAACGCCTCGACCGTGGGCATCTACGTCGACGAGGTCGCGCACCCCTATACGATCACCACCCAGGGCGCGATGTTCGACATCGCCCGCCTGGAAGTGCTGCGCGGACCGCAGGGCACGCTCTACGGCCGCAACACCACCGGCGGCGCGGTGAACATCATCACCAACGCCCCCACCGAGGAGCTTCGCGGCGGCGTCAGCGCCGAGTACGGCTCCTACGACCGCCTCAAGGTCGAGGGCTACATCTCGGGCCAGATCACGCCGGGCCTGAAAGGCCGCCTCGCCATCGTCACCGAACAGGGCGGCGCCTGGCAGTACCATCGCGACACCGGCGAGGAGCTCGGCGACAAGGACAAGAGCGCCGTCCGCGGCCGGCTGACGATCGAGCCGTCGGAAGACATCACCATCGACCTCGCGGCGACCTACCAGGTCGACAAGTCGGACGGCCTCGGCTTCCGGCTCAAGGGTCCCTACCCTGTGTTCGGCGGCGCCATCACCTACCCGGCGGACACGGCCTGGCGCATCACCGGCTGGCAGATCTCGCCGGAACTGGCCGCGGTCTCGGGCCGGTCGCTCCGCGCCAAGCCGGGCCGCGACAACGAGGGCGCCGATCTCAGCGCCCGCGTCCGGGCCGACCTCGGCTGGGCGGAGCTGCACTCGATCACCGCCTACCAGAGCTTCAAACGGTCCGAGTACAACGACTGGGACGGCACGCGCTTCAACGAGTCCGACGTCTATTTCTACAACAACATCGACGCCCTCTCGCAGGAGCTGCGCCTGTCCTCGACCGGCGAGGGCCGCCTGAACTGGATGGTCGGCGCCTACTACGCCAACGAGACCAATGACGGCGGCTTCTACACCCAGTTCCGCGGCGCCGACCGCACCCTGATCAACACGCCCTACCAGCAGAAGGTCGAGGCGGTGGGGCTCTTCACCCACAACACCTTCCAGCTGACCGACCGTCTGAACCTGGTGGCCGGTCTGCGCTACGAAAAGGAGGAGCGGAGCCTGACCTCGTCCGGCACCCGCCGGATCAACGTGCCGGAAGGCCCGCGGAAAACCTACGAGACCGACCTGTCGGAGTTCAGCGGCCGCCTCGGCGTCGAGTTTGACCTGAGCGACCGCGCCATGGTCTACGCCAGCGTCGCCCGCGGCGTGAAGTCGGGCGGCTTCACCACCTACAACGCCACCTCGGCCACCCCCTTCCGGCCCGAGATCGTCATCGCCTACGAGGTCGGCCTGAAGTCGGACCTGTTCGACAATCGCCTGCGGCTGAACGGCGCCCTGTTCTTCTACGACTACACCGACCAGCAGGTGCAGGGCCTGGAGTACGACCGCCTGGCCGGCCGCCTGGGCAAGATCACCAACGTCCCCAAGTCGGAGATCTACGGCGGCGAGATCGAGCTGGTCTGGCGCCCGATCGACGGCCTGACCATCAGCCAGAACTTCGGCTACAAGAAAGGCAAGTACACGGAGTACTTCGCCATCGACGGCGCGGCGACCGACGCGGCCAACCCGGTCGACGGTCCGTGGGACAAGATCATCACCAACGACCGCTCGGGCGAGCCGCTGCAGTTCCCGAAGTTCAACTACGGCGGCTCGGTCGCCTACGACTGGCAGATGCTGGGCTGGGATTGGCGGGCCGAGACCAACTACAACCAGCGCGACGCGATCTACAACGCCGCCTCCAGCTCGGTTCTGCCCGGCTACTGGCTGTGGAACGCCAACTTCACCGTCAACCCCACCGACGCCCAATGGCGCGCCACGCTGTGGGCCCGGAACCTCTTCGACACCTACTACGAGGAGACCCGCAACGGCTTCAACGGCTCGGCCCGTCCGACCGCCTCGCCGAGCCCGGGCCGGACCGTCGGCGTGCGCCTGGCCGTCGACTTCTAGGCCGGCCTTCTCTTCTTGTTCCAGCGGGGTCGGCGAAGGCCGGCCCCGCATCATTTCCGAGACACGCCTATGAGCACCGCCGCCCCCCGCCTCAATCGCCGCGCCCTGCTGGGCGGGCTGATCGCCGCGCCGGCGGTGCTGCGCTTCGGCCAGGCCTGGGCGGCGGGCGGCGCCTATGTCTTCCCGCTCGGCGTGGCCAGCGGCGATCCGTCGCCCGACGGCTTCGTGCTCTGGACGCGGCTGGCGATCAATCCGATCGCAGCGGACGGCCTGGGCGGCATGGGCGGGCCGGTTCCTGTGAGATGGGACGTCTCCGCCGACGAGGCCTTCAACCGCATCGTCGCCTCTGGCGAGGTCACGGCCGACGCCGCCGCGGCGCACAGCGTCCATGTCGAAGTCGCGGGCCTGAAGCCGGGCCGCCCGTACTGGTATCGCTTCACGGCCATGGGCCAGCGGAGCCCCGTCGGCCGCGCGCTCACGACGCCCGCCCCCAACGCCGGCGTCGACCGTCTGCGCCTGGCCGTCGCCTCCTGCTCCAACTGGGAGTCCGGCTATTTCAGCGCCTATGGCCACATGGCCGACGAGACCCCGGACCTGACGCTGTTCCTGGGCGACTACATCTACGAATACACGCGCGGTCCCGACCGGGCCCATCAGGTGGTCCGTCCATACGGGCTCGAGGAAGCGACCACCCTGGCGGGCTACCGCAACCGCTACGCCCTGCACCGCACGGACGCCGATCTGCAGCGTCTGCACGCCGCGGCCCCCTGTCTCGCGGTCTGGGACGACCACGAGGTGCACGACGACTACTCCGGCGTCTGGTCGAAGACGCCGGGCGTATCGCCGACCGATTTCCTGCGCCGCCGAGCCGCCGGCTACCAGGCGTTCTACGAGGCGATGCCGATCCGCCGCACGCAGCTGGACGCCCGGATGCAGATGCCGATCTATCGCCGCATCCGCTACGGCCGGCTGGCCGAGTTCTTCATGCTCGACGGCCGGCAGTATCGCTCGAAACAGGCCTGCAGCGACGGGCCGAACGGCGGCAAGGGCCAGATCGTCACCGACATCGCCTGCCCGGACCGGACAGACCCCTCGCGAACCTTCCTGGGCTTCGAGCAGGAGCGTTGGCTTTATGACGGCCTGGCCCGCGCCGACGCGCGCTGGACCATCCTGGGTCAGGACCTGGTCATGGCTGGGCTGAGGTTCGGCGACGGAGGGCCCGAGACCCGCTACTGGACCGATACCTGGGACGGATATCCGGTCGCCCGCGATCGCCTGACCCGGGCGCTGGCGACACTGAAGCCGCGCAACCCCGTGGTGCTCGCCGGCGACTACCACTCCTTCTGGACCAACGACGTGAAGCTGGACAGCGGCGACCCCGCCTCTCCCACGGTGGCGACCGAGTTCGTCGGCACCTCGATCTCGTCGAGCGGGCCGAGCTACGAGGGGATCATGTCGGCGATGCCGAACAACCCGCAGATCAAGTTCTTCGACAGCCGGGTGCGCGGCTACATGTCGATGGAGATCACGCCGGGCCGGATGACGACCCGCTACCAGACGATCAGCGACGTGAAGGACCCGAAGGCGACGCTCGCCACGCTGAACACCTGGGTCGTCGAGGACGGCCGCCCTGGCGCGCAAGCCGCCTGATCGGAGACCGAGTCGTGCTCAAGCTTATCAACGCCGGCGTCGCCGGCGCTCTTCTCGTCGGCCTGGCCGCCTGCGCGACGACGCCCGCCCCCGTCTTCTGGCAGGGTTTCCGCGACCACCCGCATGGCTATCTGAGGAAGGAGGGCGCGCCGGACGCCTCCGCCTTCCTGCCGCCGCCGCCCGAGGCCGGCTCCCTGCGCCAGCAGGCGGATGTCGAGACCTATCGGACGACCCGCAAGCTGGAGGGCGGCGATCGATGGCGGCAGGCCGCCGCCGATAACGAGATCGAGACGCCGTCGGCACCGCGGGTGTTCGACGACGCGCTGGGCGTCCGCTTCGATCCGGTCAAGACGCCAACGCTGGCGCTGCTGCTCGGTCGGATGCTCGGCGACCTGGAGACCATCCAGACGCCCGCCAAGAAGGGATACTTCCGCCCCCGGCCGTTCGTGGCCGAGCCGGCGACGACCTGCATCACGCCCGAGCCCTGGCTGGGCAGGAGCGGCTCCTATCCTTCGGGCCATGCGGCCATGGGCTGGGCCTGGGCGCTGGTCCTGGCCGAACTGGCTCCCGACCGCGCCGACGCCATCCTGGTGCGGGGAATCGCCTACGGTGAAAGCCGGGTCGTCTGCGGCGTGCACTACGCCAGCGACGTCGAAGCCGGCCGCCTGGTCGGCGCGGCCATGGTCGCGCGCCTCAAGGCCGACCCAGCCTTCCAGACCGACTTCAAGCGCGCCCGAGAGGAGCTGCGCAGGCTGCGGGACTAGGCGCCGCTCGACGCGACCACGCGGACCGGGATCGACTTGGCCGCCGGGGTGCCGCTGATCCGATCATAGTAGTCCAGAGGCAGCAGCGGGTTCAGTTCCGGGTAGTAGCCGGCGATCGAGCCGCGCGACATCGGGTAGTCCAGCGCCGTCAGCCCCTCGACCCGGCGCTCGACGCCGTCCGAGGAGATCGTCTCCAGCGCGATGGCCGA
Coding sequences within:
- a CDS encoding TetR family transcriptional regulator; the encoded protein is MTETDTSRAAEATRVINAAMTLVAESGLRGLTLRDLAQAVGKSTTVIVNLFGAKAGVVEAMANAAYDLDEAYHRDFAAEAGDVAFGRDALFALVGRYLRDRALPSAAFARVRQEMLAASTSYDFAASLLVRWETMRRATWTHILAHTPRLEAYGDVLATYLIVEEFYAGALAERAEYEMIAAEGLGGLIDHMFGRLDDPTPATDRYVDRFVIPGAPGDLLEPGSMKLKLLEAAADQILAEGVSAVTNRSVSGAVGTSTSTIAYHWSDMRAFVTDALWHAVFRGMPRYLDHRRPSGDARPDDARWTELMLLTLQPDGPGGRGFYVNYARLIAGICLEARRNPGFRELAMMLRGPEGGGTYVNRDDLWPTHFDLTRRAATRFALWIKGEALAAAATGRAPSPARLKQAAALLVSERS
- a CDS encoding TonB-dependent receptor, yielding MNRLLLGASGVALMLATAAPALAQAPVEDVTVVQDIVVTAQRREQASQDVGLALSVIGGAELDEKGVEVINDIENVVPNMEVDSQFGGGQPQFRIRGIGAREYSSNNASTVGIYVDEVAHPYTITTQGAMFDIARLEVLRGPQGTLYGRNTTGGAVNIITNAPTEELRGGVSAEYGSYDRLKVEGYISGQITPGLKGRLAIVTEQGGAWQYHRDTGEELGDKDKSAVRGRLTIEPSEDITIDLAATYQVDKSDGLGFRLKGPYPVFGGAITYPADTAWRITGWQISPELAAVSGRSLRAKPGRDNEGADLSARVRADLGWAELHSITAYQSFKRSEYNDWDGTRFNESDVYFYNNIDALSQELRLSSTGEGRLNWMVGAYYANETNDGGFYTQFRGADRTLINTPYQQKVEAVGLFTHNTFQLTDRLNLVAGLRYEKEERSLTSSGTRRINVPEGPRKTYETDLSEFSGRLGVEFDLSDRAMVYASVARGVKSGGFTTYNATSATPFRPEIVIAYEVGLKSDLFDNRLRLNGALFFYDYTDQQVQGLEYDRLAGRLGKITNVPKSEIYGGEIELVWRPIDGLTISQNFGYKKGKYTEYFAIDGAATDAANPVDGPWDKIITNDRSGEPLQFPKFNYGGSVAYDWQMLGWDWRAETNYNQRDAIYNAASSSVLPGYWLWNANFTVNPTDAQWRATLWARNLFDTYYEETRNGFNGSARPTASPSPGRTVGVRLAVDF
- a CDS encoding acid phosphatase is translated as MLKLINAGVAGALLVGLAACATTPAPVFWQGFRDHPHGYLRKEGAPDASAFLPPPPEAGSLRQQADVETYRTTRKLEGGDRWRQAAADNEIETPSAPRVFDDALGVRFDPVKTPTLALLLGRMLGDLETIQTPAKKGYFRPRPFVAEPATTCITPEPWLGRSGSYPSGHAAMGWAWALVLAELAPDRADAILVRGIAYGESRVVCGVHYASDVEAGRLVGAAMVARLKADPAFQTDFKRAREELRRLRD
- a CDS encoding alkaline phosphatase D family protein; its protein translation is MSTAAPRLNRRALLGGLIAAPAVLRFGQAWAAGGAYVFPLGVASGDPSPDGFVLWTRLAINPIAADGLGGMGGPVPVRWDVSADEAFNRIVASGEVTADAAAAHSVHVEVAGLKPGRPYWYRFTAMGQRSPVGRALTTPAPNAGVDRLRLAVASCSNWESGYFSAYGHMADETPDLTLFLGDYIYEYTRGPDRAHQVVRPYGLEEATTLAGYRNRYALHRTDADLQRLHAAAPCLAVWDDHEVHDDYSGVWSKTPGVSPTDFLRRRAAGYQAFYEAMPIRRTQLDARMQMPIYRRIRYGRLAEFFMLDGRQYRSKQACSDGPNGGKGQIVTDIACPDRTDPSRTFLGFEQERWLYDGLARADARWTILGQDLVMAGLRFGDGGPETRYWTDTWDGYPVARDRLTRALATLKPRNPVVLAGDYHSFWTNDVKLDSGDPASPTVATEFVGTSISSSGPSYEGIMSAMPNNPQIKFFDSRVRGYMSMEITPGRMTTRYQTISDVKDPKATLATLNTWVVEDGRPGAQAA